CGACGGGCATTTTGTTTAACAGTGTCCAAAGAGACATAAATATCGATGAGTTGTTGTGCAGTCTCGTTCAGGCAAAAAGTTAAAACATCTGTCGGTTTATTTTTCTTACGATAGAGCTTATTCAGTTCCTGTATGTAGGAGACTGAGACAAAAGTCAGAGAAATTTCCGGTTCTGTAAGTGTCGTTCTGGGGTGCACATGGTTTACGACCTTTTTAATATAGGCCTTTTCTTTGTCTGGTGTATTTAAAAAATTTAACTTAACTTCCTTTTTCATCACTGGCTTTTTCTTTAGCTTCCGGATATTTGATACGCGCATGATATTGACTGGCAGTTACATTAAAAAATACCAGTTTAACACGCTCGATATCTGATAAAGAAAGATTGGAGCAATCCAGCTGACCGTCTTCCAACTTGTCTTTTACAATTTTGTCTATCAGGGCCATAATCTTGGCCGGGCTAGGTTTATCCAGGGTTCGCACAGCGGCTTCCACACTATCCGCCAGCATGATGATCCCGCTTTCTTTGGATGAAGGTTTGGGACAGTCATAACGAAACTGGCTTTCATCTACCACATCATTCATGGTAATCTTGAGCATTTTGTGATAAAAGTATACCAGCAGTCCTGTACCATGATGTTCCACTATAATATTCTGGATTTCTCTGGGTAACTTGTTTTTCTTGGCAATCTCCAAACCATCTCTGGGGTGGCCAAGAATTTTCAGAGCGCTTAATGTCGGCATGGCAGCGTCATGAGGATTTATGCCATGGCTGATATTCTCAATAAAATACTCCGGTTTTTTCAGCTTGCCTATATCATGATAGTAGGCTGCTACCCTGGCCAGGATGGAATTTGCCCCTATTTCCTCAGCGGCGGCCTCAGCCAGATTGGAAACCATCAAACTATGATAATAGGTACCTGGAGCTTCGCTAAGCATATGTCGCATCAATTGATTATTAAGGTCGCCATAGTCGAGAAGTTTCAGGTCTGTAGTAATATCAAAAATTTCTTCAAGATAAGGGACTGTACCGATAGCCAGAATAATAGAAATTACACTGTTAAAAAACACCTGGATCATATGAATTAGCACAATTTTATAGGGAGAGTGGCTGACATTAAGTTCGATGATCATAACTATAAAAGCTGCCAGCACCCCGATAATAACGCCCACCAGCGGCAAATCACGACGTTTTTTGAAATACTTGATAAAAATATTGGTTACCATGGTAGTGATCAGGATATATAAAGCAGCCTGGGGATTGGCATTAAAAAGCAAAAGAACGAGGATGGCGTTAAACTGGGATAGATGCAGCGACAGTTTCTCATAAATCAGGAAACTGAACAAAAAGGTAAAATAAACAACCGGTATTAAATACGCCCCAGCCAGGTATTCGGGAAAACGGTCATACAGCAGCAATGCATAAATAATTAAAAAATAAACGGATTCCAGTGAAAACATTAAAAAAAGTTGTTTGTTGCTGGGGCCAACATAATAAGTCATGCGGCTTTCCAGTACAATTACCAGGAAAACTATACTTAAAACAACAGTGAGGAATTTGCCCCATTGCATCTGTTTGCGGTACAATCCGGTTTTTTCCAGGATTTCCAGGGTTAAAGGTGAAATAATATCATTGCGGTAAACTATGGGCTGGCCTTTTTTGATTATTGTGGACTGCGGTATAAAACTGCGTTTGACTTCCTCCATCTTGGACAATGTATCCACCTCACTGAAGATCATATTGGGATTAATAGCCGCACTAAGGATATCCAGAATAGCGTTCTGATATTTTCTATCCAGGTCTACTTCCTTAAACTTGTCCATAATAACGGTTTTTATATCCTCGGTACTGATAATCCCTTCGGCATAAATATTTTTAACCAGCTGCTGACTGATAAATTCGATAAAGGATAATGAGTCTCTATCCTGTTTTAATAAAAAATTAATAGTTCTCGGTTGTATTTTGAGTTTATCCGTAATGTTTTCAGAGACCATTTTAAATTTTCTATCATCCTTGAAACCGACAAAAAAATTCATCAGTACCAAATCGGTGTGATTCTCAATCATAAGGTCTCTTCTATATACTTTTTTAACTTCTTCGATTTTCTGTTTTAAAAGCTTTTGGGATATCTGTTCGTCTTCAGAGGTTTCAATCTCAAACTGTTTTGGGCTTATAACATTGACAGGACTGCGCATTCCAACTCTCAAATTCTGATTTCGAGGAAAATACAACAAGGAAATCAAAAAAATCAGGAATAAACCAAAAAAGAAATAAATCGCGACCTTGGTCAGGTTATACCCGGCCAGGAATCGAAAAATATTCTTTATTCTACTGTCTTCTGTATGATAATTTCGTTCAGACAATACTGGCTCCTAAACCGATCAGTTTTTCAGTAATATTCTCATAACCTCTTAAAATATGCTGCACATTGTAAAGCGTGGTTTCCCCTTCTGCAGCCAGTGCAGCTATAAGTAAAGCCGCACCGCCCCTTAGATCCATTCCTTTGACTGAAGTGCCTGATAATTTATTGATACCGTGAATAATGGCTTTCTTACCGTCAATTTCAATATTGGCGCCCATACGGTTCATCTCCATTACATGCATAAAACGGTTTTCAAAAATTGTTTCTGTTATTGTGCTTTTGGTATCATCAAGCGTAGTTAGAAAAGCCATCAAAAGCGGCTGCATATCAGTAGAAAATCCCGGATAAGGTTCGGTTTTGACATTTACAGCTTTTAATTTCTGACCATTGGTTTTTACACGCACTGTCTCATTATCAATAATCTGAATATTAACACCTATTTTTTCCATAACCTGCAATATGTCATGAATATGTTCCACCTTAACCTTTTTCAGCACCACATCACCTCTGGTAATAGCTGCAGCCAGCAAAAAAGTGGCCGCTTCGATACGATCAGGAATCACAGAGTATTCAATTCCTTTTAACTTCTCCACACCCTTTATTTTGATGGTATCGGTACCTGCTCCTGTTATATCCGCTCCGGCTTTATTCAAGAAATCAGCCAAATCTACAATTTCCGGCTCCCTGGCCACATTTTTCAATATGGTAGTACCTTTGGCCAGCGACGCAAACATCATCAGGTTTTCCGTAGCGCCGACGCTGGGAAAATCCATATTAAATTTGGCACCCGCCATTTCTTTATCAGACTTGAGTATTACAAAACCATGTTCTACCCTGATATCAACTCCGAAGGCTTCAAATCCCTTCAAATGAATATCCACAGGCCTTGAACCTATAGAACAACCGCCGGGATAAGGTACCTTGGCAAATCCGGCCCTGGCCAGTATAGGGCCGGCGACCAGAAAGGAAGCACGCATATTGGTTATCAGTTCATATGGAGCTACATGCCGCACATCAGCCGCGCCCCACACCCTGACCAGATTATTGGTAAATTCTGCTTTCAGGCCCAGGCTGCGCAGCAGGCGTATGGTTGTAATAATATCCGTGAGATTGGGTACATTGCTAATCTGACTTTCGCCATCCAGCAGAACTGTGGCTATAAGTATAGGCAAAGCTGCATTTTTGGAACCGTTAATGCGTACATCACCTTTTAATACTGTAGGTCCCTGAATAGTTATTTTAGACATCGGTTAAGGATTTTGTCCCTTTTTTTTAATCTGAAAATAAAAATTGCATAAAAAAACTAATATAAAGCCTATAATTGTTCCCAGTACAAGCCCCATTACCGAACGATAAAATGAAATAAATATCGGTGAATGAATATGACAAAAAGTATTTATCATGGAAATGGAAGCAACGGAAGCGAAAGTCAGCATCAGGTATTTAATGGACTGCTTAACCCTGGGGTTATTCCAGAAATAGATGGCAAGAATAAGCAAAGGATAACCGAATAATATTTCCTTGGTACGTGGTCTAACGATAAATATCTGTTCTAAAAGTTCACGAAAACGAAGCTCATAATCACCGAAAACCAGAATGCCGGTATTACCTGTTCGAAAAATATAAAAAAAACTGAATATTATAAACAAAACAGCGCCTACGAGAAAGAGTACCGTTAATTGTTTGGATAAAAAACGTCTGACGGAAAAATAAAGATACTGTATGCGCTCCGGCTTCACAAAAAAATAAATGAGCAACAGGATCACAGGAGTGAACACTGCCAGTTTAACTCCT
The Candidatus Margulisiibacteriota bacterium DNA segment above includes these coding regions:
- the ybeY gene encoding rRNA maturation RNase YbeY, with protein sequence MKKEVKLNFLNTPDKEKAYIKKVVNHVHPRTTLTEPEISLTFVSVSYIQELNKLYRKKNKPTDVLTFCLNETAQQLIDIYVSLDTVKQNARRFKTSLRKELAKIIAHAFAHVVGYDHVTDKEYAIMCEYESFLLKGFNEKII
- a CDS encoding HDIG domain-containing protein, encoding MRSPVNVISPKQFEIETSEDEQISQKLLKQKIEEVKKVYRRDLMIENHTDLVLMNFFVGFKDDRKFKMVSENITDKLKIQPRTINFLLKQDRDSLSFIEFISQQLVKNIYAEGIISTEDIKTVIMDKFKEVDLDRKYQNAILDILSAAINPNMIFSEVDTLSKMEEVKRSFIPQSTIIKKGQPIVYRNDIISPLTLEILEKTGLYRKQMQWGKFLTVVLSIVFLVIVLESRMTYYVGPSNKQLFLMFSLESVYFLIIYALLLYDRFPEYLAGAYLIPVVYFTFLFSFLIYEKLSLHLSQFNAILVLLLFNANPQAALYILITTMVTNIFIKYFKKRRDLPLVGVIIGVLAAFIVMIIELNVSHSPYKIVLIHMIQVFFNSVISIILAIGTVPYLEEIFDITTDLKLLDYGDLNNQLMRHMLSEAPGTYYHSLMVSNLAEAAAEEIGANSILARVAAYYHDIGKLKKPEYFIENISHGINPHDAAMPTLSALKILGHPRDGLEIAKKNKLPREIQNIIVEHHGTGLLVYFYHKMLKITMNDVVDESQFRYDCPKPSSKESGIIMLADSVEAAVRTLDKPSPAKIMALIDKIVKDKLEDGQLDCSNLSLSDIERVKLVFFNVTASQYHARIKYPEAKEKASDEKGS
- the murA gene encoding UDP-N-acetylglucosamine 1-carboxyvinyltransferase — protein: MSKITIQGPTVLKGDVRINGSKNAALPILIATVLLDGESQISNVPNLTDIITTIRLLRSLGLKAEFTNNLVRVWGAADVRHVAPYELITNMRASFLVAGPILARAGFAKVPYPGGCSIGSRPVDIHLKGFEAFGVDIRVEHGFVILKSDKEMAGAKFNMDFPSVGATENLMMFASLAKGTTILKNVAREPEIVDLADFLNKAGADITGAGTDTIKIKGVEKLKGIEYSVIPDRIEAATFLLAAAITRGDVVLKKVKVEHIHDILQVMEKIGVNIQIIDNETVRVKTNGQKLKAVNVKTEPYPGFSTDMQPLLMAFLTTLDDTKSTITETIFENRFMHVMEMNRMGANIEIDGKKAIIHGINKLSGTSVKGMDLRGGAALLIAALAAEGETTLYNVQHILRGYENITEKLIGLGASIV